The following coding sequences lie in one Carboxydothermus pertinax genomic window:
- the bioB gene encoding biotin synthase BioB, whose amino-acid sequence MFNRIFELTQKVLAGGQINQFEAIELAQAEGADIQVLAAMAAKIREKFVGDKVDLCSIISVKTGRCSEDCAFCAQSAHHHTEITPTEMLDEEKILAKARAMEAAGAHRFDLVTAGLGMTEEDEDFKKILAIYQRLRQEVKLKLCACLGTLTEKAARMLHEVGVTRYNHNLETARSFFNNIVTTHTYDERIETIKRVKKAGMEVCCGGIIGMGETMEQRIEFAFTLKELDVDAVPINVLNPIKGTKLENRPLLSPLEVVKTFAIFRFILPDKNIRYAGGREVNLRDMQALGLMAGLNGMLIGHYLTTKGREVETDLQMIRDLGLKI is encoded by the coding sequence ATGTTTAACCGTATATTTGAATTAACCCAAAAAGTGCTGGCCGGCGGACAAATTAACCAATTCGAAGCTATAGAACTTGCGCAGGCTGAGGGAGCGGATATTCAGGTATTAGCAGCGATGGCGGCTAAGATCAGGGAAAAGTTTGTGGGGGATAAGGTGGATTTATGCTCAATAATCAGCGTAAAAACCGGTCGTTGTTCAGAAGACTGTGCCTTTTGTGCTCAATCGGCTCATCATCATACAGAAATTACACCCACTGAAATGCTCGATGAAGAAAAAATTTTAGCCAAGGCCAGGGCGATGGAAGCGGCCGGAGCCCATCGCTTTGATCTGGTAACGGCCGGTCTGGGAATGACCGAGGAGGACGAGGATTTTAAAAAAATTTTAGCTATTTATCAACGTTTACGTCAGGAAGTAAAGCTTAAATTATGCGCTTGCCTGGGCACATTAACCGAAAAAGCGGCCAGAATGTTGCATGAAGTGGGAGTTACAAGATATAATCACAATCTGGAAACAGCGCGAAGTTTTTTTAACAATATCGTTACAACTCATACTTATGATGAACGGATAGAAACCATTAAAAGGGTCAAAAAAGCCGGCATGGAAGTATGTTGTGGCGGTATTATCGGCATGGGAGAAACGATGGAACAGCGGATTGAGTTTGCTTTTACGCTAAAGGAATTGGATGTAGATGCCGTACCGATAAATGTGCTTAATCCAATTAAGGGGACAAAACTGGAAAACCGGCCGCTTTTATCGCCCCTGGAAGTTGTTAAGACTTTTGCCATTTTCCGCTTCATTTTACCGGATAAAAATATCAGGTATGCCGGTGGCCGGGAGGTAAATTTGCGGGATATGCAGGCTTTGGGATTAATGGCGGGATTAAACGGCATGTTAATCGGGCATTATTTAACCACTAAAGGCCGGGAAGTGGAAACAGATTTACAGATGATCAGAGATTTAGGTTTGAAAATTTAA